A DNA window from Thiopseudomonas alkaliphila contains the following coding sequences:
- a CDS encoding penicillin acylase family protein — protein sequence MLNCHLQLNLSPLRRYGLLLGITLLSGCNHFIGSQEQSLPITQGAVAIKGLAQPVRIKRNALGSPLIQAANAHDLLFSQGFLHADQRLEQMMLQRAMAYGTLAEIQGPKALPSDYLMRSLDFKGQAQQLLQQLPKGLRTYLEVYARGVNAQLYHQRQQLADYALTATGSPAYWRAEDSLASLLFLGFSLAGNLNDELTLTLLTDNFNPAQLAALVNSDSAESLTLLTQLKQYKNQLLELEPVLAASLYLNQQNRLASLSSSQWAQNRRPQTGKSLLVSDWHANPQLGTALYLSQWQSPELAVAGFSLPGFPSVLAGSNQRVAYSFASSNADNQDLFIERLALRNGRLMYLEQQQWRPAQAKIERFIVKGQTQPLTHTFYRTPRGPLLHNGLVSAAQLNGKSSVSLQQPQQFTPQAVAALFKFMQLNQAETGLALASDLHLLGLEMLFADAQQISWQTTGSYPSRGAGRGLFPVAGWEIDKQWLGLLEPSLLPYDINPASGALVTANNQPGQQFGLILSNQGNGRYRAQRIEQLLTASQPPAKANLALFNSPLDISAQRLQHSLQLPHIAHPLKQAIEQQAPAEQAKSRFILQQLQNFDGLLASDSIAAAIYSQLLATSQEFLLQSAQRPLSPAALQGFQQLSNNSTAPALAHLLQQDNSPFWPQSKGQALAELFLATHQQLSQKLGSNSTRWQLHRLQGLPADLPSGSIHTLNSLQLDANLPSGIERLSSQRLLVDFSLREPLLVAERPINKRRPEAFRSSYLPFSSSHQHTMYRYAPLQLQPK from the coding sequence ATGCTCAATTGTCACCTTCAGCTTAATTTGTCACCACTTCGCCGTTACGGATTGCTACTGGGAATAACCTTACTCAGCGGCTGTAACCACTTTATTGGCTCCCAAGAGCAATCACTGCCTATCACCCAAGGCGCGGTAGCGATTAAAGGGCTAGCACAACCGGTTCGAATTAAACGTAATGCCCTAGGCTCACCACTGATTCAGGCTGCCAATGCCCATGACTTATTATTTAGTCAGGGCTTTTTACATGCGGATCAGCGTTTAGAGCAAATGATGCTACAACGTGCCATGGCTTACGGTACCTTGGCTGAAATTCAAGGCCCTAAGGCCTTACCAAGCGATTATTTAATGCGCTCCCTCGACTTTAAAGGCCAAGCTCAGCAACTGTTGCAGCAACTACCTAAGGGGCTACGTACTTATCTAGAGGTTTATGCCCGCGGGGTCAATGCTCAGCTGTATCATCAGCGCCAGCAGTTAGCCGACTATGCCTTAACAGCAACAGGCAGCCCCGCTTACTGGCGAGCTGAAGACTCACTGGCCAGCTTACTGTTTCTGGGGTTTAGCTTGGCTGGTAACCTCAATGATGAGCTAACACTGACCTTACTGACGGATAATTTTAACCCAGCACAACTGGCTGCCTTAGTTAACAGCGATTCAGCCGAAAGCCTGACGCTACTGACACAACTAAAACAATACAAAAATCAATTACTTGAGCTCGAACCCGTACTAGCCGCTAGCCTGTACTTAAACCAACAGAACCGACTAGCGAGCCTGTCCAGCTCCCAGTGGGCGCAAAACCGTCGCCCACAAACAGGAAAAAGTTTATTAGTCAGTGACTGGCATGCCAATCCTCAGCTCGGAACAGCACTGTATTTAAGTCAATGGCAGTCGCCTGAGCTGGCAGTGGCTGGCTTTAGCTTGCCAGGCTTTCCTAGTGTTTTAGCCGGCAGCAATCAGCGGGTCGCCTATTCTTTTGCCAGTAGCAATGCCGATAATCAAGACCTCTTTATCGAGCGCCTAGCCTTGCGTAATGGCCGCTTAATGTACCTTGAGCAACAGCAGTGGCGGCCCGCCCAAGCAAAAATCGAGCGCTTTATAGTAAAAGGCCAAACCCAGCCCCTGACCCATACCTTTTATCGCACCCCACGCGGCCCGCTCTTGCATAACGGCTTAGTCAGCGCTGCGCAGTTAAACGGTAAATCCAGTGTTAGTCTCCAGCAGCCGCAACAGTTTACGCCGCAAGCCGTGGCAGCTTTATTTAAGTTTATGCAGCTCAATCAAGCCGAAACTGGTCTGGCACTGGCGAGCGACTTACACCTGCTAGGATTAGAAATGCTGTTCGCTGATGCCCAACAAATTAGCTGGCAAACCACCGGGAGCTACCCCAGCCGTGGCGCAGGCCGTGGTTTATTTCCAGTAGCCGGCTGGGAGATAGATAAGCAGTGGCTTGGGCTGCTAGAGCCTAGCTTATTGCCCTATGACATAAATCCAGCTTCTGGAGCGCTAGTGACTGCTAATAACCAGCCGGGGCAACAGTTTGGTTTAATTCTCAGCAATCAAGGCAATGGACGCTACCGCGCCCAACGGATTGAGCAACTGCTAACGGCCAGTCAGCCACCCGCCAAAGCAAACTTGGCACTATTTAACTCGCCACTAGATATCAGCGCCCAGCGTCTACAGCACAGCTTACAGTTACCCCATATTGCCCACCCGCTAAAGCAGGCTATAGAACAGCAAGCCCCAGCCGAGCAAGCAAAATCACGCTTTATTTTGCAGCAACTGCAAAACTTTGACGGCCTCTTAGCCTCTGACTCAATCGCTGCCGCCATTTACAGCCAATTATTGGCAACCAGCCAAGAGTTTTTACTGCAGTCAGCCCAGCGGCCACTCTCGCCTGCCGCCCTGCAAGGCTTTCAGCAACTCAGCAATAATTCTACTGCGCCTGCTCTAGCACACTTACTGCAACAAGATAACAGCCCTTTTTGGCCTCAATCTAAAGGCCAAGCACTGGCTGAGTTATTCCTCGCCACCCACCAACAGCTAAGCCAAAAACTCGGCAGCAATAGCACTCGTTGGCAACTGCATCGGTTACAAGGGCTACCTGCAGATTTACCAAGTGGCTCAATTCACACCCTCAACAGCCTACAGCTTGATGCCAATCTACCCTCAGGCATTGAGCGTCTTAGTAGCCAACGGCTACTGGTAGACTTTAGCCTGCGTGAACCACTATTAGTTGCCGAGCGCCCCATTAACAAACGGCGCCCAGAAGCATTTCGCTCTAGCTATTTACCCTTTAGCTCCAGTCATCAACACACTATGTACCGTTATGCGCCTTTACAATTACAGCCCAAGTAA
- a CDS encoding methyltransferase, protein MSAQEYLEWQQQSSIESALWLSEHFTKIPSKLTVIDDQVNADTAYRLACEGHGLLWQGDFQNAKQLLQAMGRRFERGLKAKSKKKAGALTTAERFHQYRLQQAQRAAILNQLLIQLSANGSCALKRAPDTAEALQAAFGLQEDRYLLPLRALQGALGAYQWRLKGVEVKELQASVYPRYGVFAPVRSEYLALVEQACAELKAEQALDIGTGTGVIAAMLAKQGVPKVLATDINPAAIATAKETIQQLGYCQQVQIIEADLFPDTLQSYDLIVCNPPWLPGKASSALEFAVYDHKSRMLKQVLQGGAQRLNSGGQLWIIISDLAEHLQLRTRTELLHWIEQAGLRVIKRLDTQPSHRRSHDQQDAFYHERSQEITSLWVLGTAK, encoded by the coding sequence ATGTCGGCGCAAGAATACCTTGAGTGGCAGCAACAATCATCTATCGAATCTGCCTTATGGTTAAGTGAGCACTTTACCAAAATTCCAAGCAAGTTAACGGTGATCGATGATCAGGTCAACGCAGATACTGCTTACCGTTTAGCTTGTGAAGGCCATGGCTTGTTATGGCAAGGTGACTTTCAAAATGCTAAGCAATTATTGCAGGCCATGGGCCGGCGTTTTGAGCGCGGTCTTAAAGCAAAGTCAAAGAAAAAAGCAGGGGCTTTAACTACGGCTGAAAGGTTTCATCAGTATCGCTTACAGCAAGCCCAGCGGGCCGCTATTTTAAATCAGCTGCTGATTCAGCTCAGTGCTAACGGTAGTTGTGCGCTTAAGCGCGCACCTGATACTGCTGAGGCATTGCAGGCAGCATTTGGCTTGCAGGAAGATCGTTATTTATTGCCGCTGCGTGCATTGCAAGGTGCTTTAGGGGCTTATCAGTGGCGGCTTAAAGGGGTTGAAGTTAAAGAGTTACAGGCTTCGGTTTATCCGCGCTATGGTGTATTTGCTCCAGTGCGTAGCGAATATTTAGCTTTGGTTGAACAGGCCTGTGCTGAGCTTAAGGCAGAGCAGGCACTGGATATAGGAACCGGCACTGGGGTGATTGCGGCCATGTTGGCTAAACAAGGCGTGCCTAAAGTGCTGGCAACCGATATTAATCCAGCGGCGATTGCTACGGCAAAGGAAACGATCCAACAACTGGGGTATTGCCAGCAGGTGCAAATTATTGAAGCTGACTTGTTTCCTGATACGCTGCAGAGCTATGACTTGATCGTGTGTAATCCGCCTTGGTTGCCAGGTAAAGCATCTAGCGCGTTAGAGTTTGCAGTCTATGACCATAAAAGCCGGATGCTTAAGCAAGTGTTGCAGGGTGGTGCACAGCGTTTAAATAGTGGCGGGCAACTCTGGATTATTATTTCTGATCTTGCCGAGCACTTACAGCTAAGAACGCGCACTGAGCTATTGCACTGGATCGAGCAAGCGGGATTACGGGTAATCAAGCGCTTGGATACCCAGCCCAGTCACCGTCGTAGCCACGATCAGCAGGATGCGTTTTACCACGAGCGCTCACAAGAAATTACTTCATTGTGGGTGTTGGGTACTGCCAAATAA
- the tgt gene encoding tRNA guanosine(34) transglycosylase Tgt gives MQFELLATEGKARRGRLTFPRGVVETPAFMPVGTYGTVKGMLPRDIEAIGAHMILGNTFHLWLRPGTEVIQQQGDLHNFMQWQGPILTDSGGFQVFSLGAMRKIKEEGVYFSSPVDGRKVFMGPEESMQVQRALGSDVVMIFDECTPYPAEHDVAKRSMELSLRWAKRSKIAHGDNPSALFGIVQGGMYQDLRMRSLEGLCEIGFDGLAIGGLSVGEPKEEMIKVLDYLPEQMPADKPRYLMGVGKPEDLVEGVRRGVDMFDCVMPTRNARNGHLFVETGVIKIRNAVHRHDESPLDPSCDCYTCQHFSRAYLHHLDRCKEMLGSMLNTIHNLRHYQRLMAGLREAIEQGTLSAFVDEFYARRGLPTPPLN, from the coding sequence ATGCAGTTTGAGTTATTAGCGACCGAGGGTAAGGCGCGTCGTGGACGCCTGACGTTTCCCCGAGGTGTCGTTGAAACTCCTGCCTTTATGCCAGTTGGTACATACGGCACCGTTAAGGGCATGTTGCCGCGTGATATTGAGGCGATTGGTGCTCATATGATCCTGGGTAATACCTTTCACCTATGGCTGCGTCCGGGCACGGAAGTGATTCAACAGCAGGGTGATCTGCACAACTTTATGCAGTGGCAAGGCCCTATTTTAACCGACTCTGGTGGTTTCCAAGTATTTAGCTTGGGTGCTATGCGTAAGATCAAGGAAGAGGGGGTGTACTTCTCTTCACCGGTGGATGGGCGCAAAGTATTTATGGGGCCAGAAGAGTCGATGCAGGTGCAGCGTGCGCTAGGCTCGGATGTGGTGATGATTTTTGATGAATGCACGCCGTATCCCGCAGAGCATGACGTGGCTAAGCGCTCGATGGAATTATCGCTGCGTTGGGCGAAACGCTCGAAGATTGCCCATGGCGATAATCCTTCGGCTTTATTTGGGATTGTTCAAGGCGGTATGTATCAAGACTTGCGTATGCGCTCGTTAGAAGGGCTGTGTGAGATTGGTTTTGATGGACTGGCGATTGGCGGATTGTCGGTCGGCGAACCGAAAGAAGAAATGATCAAAGTGTTGGATTATCTACCTGAGCAAATGCCCGCTGATAAACCTCGTTATTTAATGGGAGTGGGCAAGCCCGAGGATTTAGTCGAAGGCGTACGCCGTGGAGTGGATATGTTTGACTGCGTAATGCCCACTCGTAATGCCCGTAATGGACATTTGTTTGTTGAGACAGGGGTGATTAAAATTCGCAATGCGGTACACCGGCATGATGAGTCACCGCTGGATCCAAGCTGCGACTGCTATACTTGCCAACACTTTAGTCGAGCCTACTTGCATCACTTAGATAGATGTAAAGAAATGCTCGGTAGTATGCTAAACACCATACACAATTTGCGACATTACCAGCGTTTAATGGCGGGTTTACGAGAGGCCATTGAACAGGGTACATTGAGCGCCTTTGTCGATGAGTTTTATGCGCGACGTGGTTTACCTACGCCGCCATTAAATTAA
- the queA gene encoding tRNA preQ1(34) S-adenosylmethionine ribosyltransferase-isomerase QueA yields MRVEQFHFDLPDELIARYPLAERRASRLLMLKAGEALQHQQFSDLLAEIQPGDLMVFNNTRVIPARLFGQKTTGGKLEVLVERVLDEHRVLAHVRASKAPKVGGLLEFSGFQASMLARHDSLFELAFVQPVLQVLQQIGHMPLPPYIDRADELADRERYQTVYAQTAGAVAAPTAGLHFDQAMLDALAAKGVEQAFVTLHVGAGTFQPVRVETIEQHHMHSEWLEVSPEVVEAVEACKARGGRVIAVGTTSVRSLETAALSGKIQPFTGDTDIFIYPGKTFNVVDALVTNFHLPESTLLMLVSAFAGYHETMAAYHAAVANKYRFFSYGDAMFLTRHPQPSIPEE; encoded by the coding sequence ATGCGCGTTGAGCAGTTTCATTTTGATTTACCCGATGAGCTCATTGCCCGTTATCCGTTAGCGGAGCGCAGAGCCAGCCGTCTTTTAATGCTAAAAGCAGGTGAGGCACTGCAGCATCAACAGTTCTCTGACTTATTAGCTGAAATTCAGCCAGGCGATCTGATGGTGTTTAATAACACGCGGGTGATTCCAGCACGTTTATTTGGCCAAAAAACTACCGGCGGTAAACTTGAGGTGCTGGTTGAGCGTGTGCTTGATGAGCATCGGGTATTAGCGCATGTCCGCGCCAGTAAGGCGCCTAAAGTAGGGGGTTTGCTTGAGTTTTCGGGATTTCAGGCCAGCATGCTCGCCCGTCATGATAGCTTGTTTGAGTTAGCCTTTGTTCAGCCGGTACTGCAGGTGCTGCAGCAAATCGGCCATATGCCATTGCCGCCTTATATTGATCGAGCGGATGAGCTTGCTGACCGTGAACGGTATCAAACCGTTTATGCGCAAACTGCAGGGGCAGTGGCGGCGCCAACCGCTGGCCTGCACTTTGATCAAGCCATGCTAGATGCCCTAGCCGCTAAAGGTGTGGAGCAAGCCTTTGTGACCTTGCACGTAGGCGCGGGCACCTTTCAGCCCGTACGAGTTGAGACCATTGAACAGCATCACATGCACAGTGAATGGCTTGAGGTTAGTCCTGAAGTAGTAGAAGCCGTTGAGGCGTGTAAAGCGCGTGGAGGGCGGGTAATTGCAGTAGGGACTACCAGTGTCCGCTCTTTAGAGACTGCGGCGTTATCTGGTAAGATTCAGCCCTTTACTGGTGATACGGATATTTTTATCTACCCAGGTAAAACGTTTAATGTCGTGGATGCCTTGGTGACTAACTTTCACTTACCTGAATCAACCTTGTTGATGTTGGTCAGTGCATTTGCCGGCTATCACGAAACCATGGCTGCCTATCACGCGGCGGTGGCGAATAAGTATCGATTTTTTAGTTACGGTGACGCAATGTTTTTAACCCGTCATCCGCAGCCTAGTATTCCAGAGGAATAA
- a CDS encoding OmpA family protein: protein MKGLTKLIVAASALALIAGCANNNPYNEPTDRNKTAMYGGLGALAGAAVGAATSSKKDRGKGALIGAAVAGAAGAGYGYYADKQEAELRRSMQGTGIEVQREGDNLTLVMPGNVTFATNSANITSEFYAPLNDLARSFQQYDQNTIEIVGHTDSTGSRQLNLNLSQRRAQSVADYLSSQGVNRGRMSVHGAGPDQPIASNSTAQGRQDNRRVEINLRPIPGAYQ, encoded by the coding sequence ATGAAAGGCTTAACTAAACTAATTGTTGCAGCCAGTGCCCTAGCGCTGATTGCCGGTTGCGCTAACAATAACCCGTACAACGAACCGACCGACCGTAACAAAACCGCGATGTATGGTGGTTTAGGTGCCCTAGCTGGCGCGGCAGTAGGTGCCGCAACGTCTAGCAAAAAAGACCGCGGTAAAGGCGCCTTAATTGGCGCGGCGGTAGCAGGTGCTGCAGGTGCCGGTTATGGCTACTATGCTGACAAACAAGAAGCCGAGCTTCGTCGCAGCATGCAAGGCACTGGCATTGAAGTTCAACGTGAAGGCGACAATCTGACCCTCGTAATGCCGGGTAACGTCACCTTTGCTACCAACTCAGCCAACATTACCAGCGAGTTCTACGCGCCGCTAAATGACTTAGCCCGCTCCTTCCAACAGTACGATCAAAACACTATTGAAATCGTTGGTCACACTGACAGCACAGGTTCACGCCAGCTTAACCTAAATCTGTCACAGCGTCGCGCGCAAAGCGTAGCCGATTACCTCAGCAGCCAAGGGGTTAATCGCGGCAGAATGAGTGTGCATGGTGCAGGTCCAGATCAGCCTATTGCTAGCAATAGTACCGCCCAAGGCCGCCAAGATAACCGCCGCGTAGAAATCAATTTACGCCCAATTCCTGGCGCTTATCAGTAA
- the yajC gene encoding preprotein translocase subunit YajC: MSFFIPAAFADTAAGAPPGGEYMQFILLAGFLVIFYLMIWRPQAKRAKEHRNLVQGLQKGDEVVTGGGIVGKVVKVSDDFLVLAVSDTVELKVQKSAVVAALPKGTLKAI; this comes from the coding sequence ATGAGTTTTTTTATTCCTGCGGCCTTTGCTGATACTGCAGCTGGCGCGCCTCCCGGTGGTGAATATATGCAATTTATTTTGCTCGCCGGTTTTTTAGTGATCTTTTACTTAATGATCTGGCGTCCACAGGCCAAGCGTGCAAAAGAGCATCGCAACTTGGTTCAAGGATTACAAAAAGGTGATGAAGTAGTGACCGGTGGCGGGATTGTTGGAAAAGTTGTGAAAGTAAGCGATGACTTTTTAGTCTTGGCTGTTTCTGACACGGTTGAGCTAAAAGTTCAAAAAAGTGCCGTGGTAGCAGCCTTACCTAAAGGCACCTTAAAAGCTATTTAA
- a CDS encoding GIY-YIG nuclease family protein, producing the protein MEIKQSAPSTNSSAPASAQQPWWVYLIRAENNALYCGISNNPQARLAKHQAGKGARFFALSPAVAMVYLEACADKSTALKRELAIKKLGKAAKEQLVRKATEVMEQKRSEGIGESQQGAG; encoded by the coding sequence ATGGAAATTAAACAATCAGCCCCCAGCACAAACTCATCAGCGCCAGCTTCGGCTCAGCAGCCTTGGTGGGTGTACTTAATTAGGGCAGAAAACAATGCGCTGTATTGTGGTATCAGTAATAATCCACAGGCACGCTTAGCTAAGCATCAAGCCGGCAAGGGCGCACGATTTTTTGCGTTAAGCCCGGCAGTGGCCATGGTCTATCTAGAAGCCTGTGCTGATAAATCCACGGCGCTTAAGCGTGAATTAGCAATTAAGAAGTTAGGTAAGGCGGCGAAAGAGCAGCTAGTGCGCAAGGCGACTGAGGTGATGGAGCAAAAGCGGAGTGAAGGCATTGGGGAAAGTCAGCAAGGCGCAGGGTGA
- a CDS encoding DoxX family protein — protein sequence MPNPNLIVQRYLTQPNLQAALNLIARALLAYIFIVSGWGKLFAMEPTLQYMASQGVPSFFYPLVVLLELGGGLAILFGFQTRGVALVFVVFNLASAFIFHGTPDQATAFMKNISMAGGFLVLALQGAQRFSLDHAIEHKSRS from the coding sequence ATGCCTAATCCCAATCTGATTGTACAACGCTACTTAACTCAACCTAATCTACAGGCTGCTCTTAACCTAATTGCCCGCGCACTCTTGGCTTATATTTTTATTGTCTCGGGCTGGGGCAAGTTATTTGCTATGGAGCCTACTTTGCAATATATGGCGAGTCAGGGGGTACCCAGCTTTTTTTACCCCTTAGTGGTCTTGCTTGAGCTCGGTGGTGGACTGGCGATTTTATTCGGTTTTCAAACCCGCGGCGTAGCCTTGGTATTTGTCGTATTTAACCTAGCTTCTGCCTTTATCTTCCATGGCACGCCTGATCAGGCCACTGCCTTTATGAAAAACATCAGTATGGCTGGTGGTTTTTTAGTGCTAGCCCTACAGGGTGCGCAGCGCTTTAGCCTTGATCACGCCATAGAACACAAAAGCCGCAGCTAA
- a CDS encoding asparaginase domain-containing protein produces MAIQIITTGGTFDKVYFDALSEFSIGEPQAANILQQAKVNCRYQLTSLLKKDSLELTEADRALLSQTIEQSNAQQIVIIHGTDTMALSADYLNQARTAYPDKTIVLTGAMQPALMQHSDAPFNLGFALGAAHCLAAGIYIAMNGQIFAAGAVQKNRAAQCFEALEHPTPC; encoded by the coding sequence ATGGCTATACAGATTATTACTACCGGTGGCACCTTTGATAAGGTTTACTTTGATGCCTTATCTGAGTTTTCTATTGGCGAGCCACAAGCCGCCAACATCTTACAGCAAGCCAAGGTCAACTGCCGTTATCAGCTGACCAGCCTGCTCAAAAAAGACAGCTTAGAGCTTACCGAGGCGGATCGTGCCTTACTAAGTCAAACCATTGAACAGTCTAATGCCCAACAGATTGTGATTATCCACGGCACCGATACCATGGCCCTAAGCGCTGACTACCTTAATCAAGCCAGAACCGCTTACCCCGATAAAACCATCGTCTTGACCGGGGCGATGCAGCCTGCTCTGATGCAACACAGTGATGCCCCCTTTAATCTAGGCTTTGCCCTAGGGGCCGCACACTGCTTAGCCGCAGGTATTTATATCGCGATGAATGGACAAATTTTTGCTGCTGGCGCAGTACAGAAAAACCGCGCGGCGCAATGCTTTGAAGCTTTGGAGCACCCTACACCATGTTAG
- the secD gene encoding protein translocase subunit SecD, protein MLNKYPLWKYVLILAILTISFIYSAPNLYPDDPSIQITGSSSALVLEQADLDRAAAALQAANIPVKATELSARGGLLRLTARDDQLPAKEVVRRALGDEYVVALNLAQTTPDWLRALGASPMKLGLDLSGGVHFLLEVDMEKAIDARLKVYDSEVKSLLRKERIRYRTQGALENGVQLGFNDADSLNKARALIRKDYLELEQSVVERNGISVLQLHLSQAKLTEIREYSIKQNLTTVRNRVNELGVAEPLVQRQGANRIVVELPGVQDTAEAKRILGKTASLEFRLAAEMDAPRATTEMFEFREEGRPAVALERSVIITGDQVTDAQASYDENGRPQVNIRLDGRGGDLMNRATRNSINRSMAVIFIEQRPVTTYVKQEVEGKLQEVEVQSFKEEKKIISLATIQSALGSQFRITGLNGQGESSELALLLRAGGLAAPMYFAEERTIGPSLGAENIQLGVKAALWGFLFVAIFIVLIYKVFGLLATIALSLNMVNLVAMMSILGATLTLPGIAGIVLTMGMAVDANVLIFSRIREEIANGMPIQRAIHEGFDKAYSAIVDGNLTTLLVGAILFAMGTGPIKGFAVTMSLGIVTSMFTAIMVTRAMVNIVYGGRQVKKLWI, encoded by the coding sequence ATGCTCAACAAATACCCTCTTTGGAAGTATGTGCTGATTCTAGCCATACTGACTATCAGTTTTATCTACTCTGCGCCTAACCTCTATCCGGATGATCCTTCTATTCAGATTACTGGCTCCAGCAGTGCCTTAGTATTAGAGCAAGCTGATCTGGATCGCGCCGCAGCGGCCTTACAAGCAGCCAATATTCCAGTTAAGGCAACCGAGCTTAGCGCGCGTGGTGGTTTATTGCGGCTCACTGCTCGAGATGATCAGCTTCCAGCAAAAGAAGTCGTGCGTCGTGCTTTAGGTGATGAGTACGTTGTCGCGCTCAATCTAGCGCAAACTACGCCTGATTGGTTGCGTGCATTAGGCGCCAGCCCAATGAAACTGGGCCTTGATTTATCCGGTGGTGTGCACTTTCTTTTAGAAGTGGATATGGAAAAAGCCATCGATGCACGGCTAAAAGTATACGACAGTGAAGTTAAAAGCTTGCTGCGTAAAGAACGTATTCGCTATCGCACCCAAGGCGCACTAGAAAATGGTGTACAGCTTGGGTTTAATGATGCCGACTCACTGAATAAAGCTCGCGCGTTAATTCGTAAAGATTACCTAGAGCTTGAGCAGAGCGTGGTAGAGCGTAATGGTATTTCAGTGCTGCAATTGCACTTAAGCCAAGCCAAACTGACCGAAATTCGTGAGTACTCGATTAAGCAAAACTTAACGACTGTGCGTAATCGGGTTAACGAGCTAGGTGTGGCTGAACCTTTAGTTCAGCGTCAGGGTGCCAACCGGATTGTGGTGGAATTACCGGGCGTACAAGATACTGCGGAAGCCAAGCGAATTTTAGGTAAAACGGCCAGTTTGGAGTTTCGTTTAGCTGCTGAAATGGATGCACCACGCGCCACGACCGAAATGTTTGAGTTTCGTGAAGAAGGGCGTCCAGCGGTTGCCTTAGAGCGCAGCGTAATTATTACCGGTGACCAAGTCACTGATGCTCAGGCTTCTTATGATGAAAATGGCCGCCCACAAGTGAATATTCGCTTAGATGGGCGCGGCGGTGATTTAATGAACCGCGCTACCCGCAACAGCATTAATCGCAGTATGGCGGTGATTTTCATTGAGCAGCGCCCAGTGACAACTTATGTTAAGCAAGAAGTTGAGGGTAAGCTGCAAGAAGTTGAAGTGCAGAGCTTTAAAGAAGAAAAGAAAATCATTAGCCTAGCCACAATTCAGTCGGCCTTAGGTAGCCAGTTCCGTATTACTGGATTAAACGGCCAAGGCGAATCCTCTGAACTGGCGCTATTGCTGCGCGCCGGTGGTTTAGCGGCACCGATGTACTTTGCTGAAGAGCGCACCATTGGCCCAAGCCTTGGAGCGGAAAATATTCAGTTAGGGGTGAAGGCAGCGTTGTGGGGCTTCTTATTTGTCGCCATCTTTATTGTGCTGATTTATAAGGTGTTTGGCCTATTGGCGACCATTGCCCTGAGCTTAAACATGGTAAACCTAGTGGCAATGATGTCGATTCTCGGTGCCACTTTAACGTTGCCGGGAATTGCCGGGATCGTACTGACCATGGGGATGGCGGTGGATGCCAACGTGCTGATTTTCTCACGTATTCGCGAGGAAATAGCAAATGGCATGCCGATTCAGCGCGCTATTCATGAAGGCTTTGATAAAGCTTACTCAGCAATTGTGGATGGCAACCTCACCACTTTATTGGTGGGAGCGATTCTATTTGCCATGGGTACCGGGCCAATTAAAGGCTTTGCGGTGACTATGTCATTGGGTATTGTCACCTCAATGTTCACGGCGATTATGGTGACACGAGCCATGGTTAACATTGTATATGGCGGTCGTCAGGTTAAAAAACTGTGGATTTAA